The genomic DNA GCGGGCCGATGAAATACGCGGACAGTGTCGGCCTGCCGACGATTCTCGCCGACATCCGCGAATTCGCGAAGGAAGACCCGCTGTTCTGGCGACCGTCACCGCTCATCATCGATCTGGTCGAACGAGGCGCTGATTTCGCGAGCCTGAACACGACGGCCTGAGCCCCCACCGAACCCTGACGGAGCAAAGCGATGGATCTGAACTTCACGCCTGAAGAAGAAGCGTTTCGCGTCAGCGTGCGGGCCTTTCTGCGCGACAGGCTTCCGCAACGTCTGGCCGACAAGGTGCACGGCGGCCGGCGTCTGACGCGCGACGACATGGCCGAGTGGCACGCGATTCTGAACGCACAAGGCTGGCTCGCGAATCACTGGCCGAAGGAATACGGCGGCACGGGCTGGAACGCAGTGCAGAAGTTCATCTTCGAAAACGAATGCGCACTCGCCGGCGCGCCGCGTATCGTGCCGTTCGGCGTCAACATGCTGGGGCCGGTGCTGATCAGGTACGGCAGCGAGGCGCAGAAACGCCACTGGCTGCCGCGCATTCTCGATGGTTCCGACTGGTGGTGCCAGGGCTATTCGGAGCCGGGCGCGGGCTCCGATCTCGCGTCGGTCAAGACGACAGCGGTGCGTGGCACGGACGCCCAGGGCGAGCATTACATCGTCAATGGCCAGAAGACGTGGACCACACTCGCTCATTACGCCAACATGATCTTCTGCCTCGTGCGCACCGCGACCGACGTGCGCAAACAGGAAGGCATCAGCTTCCTGCTGATCGACATGAACACGCCGGGCATCGAAGTGCGGCCGATCATCACGCTCGACGGCGAGCACGAAGTCAACGAAGTGTTCTTCACCGACGTGCGCGTGCCCGCCGGGAATCTCGTCGGCGAAGAGAACAAGGGCTGGACCTACGCGAAATATCTGCTCACGTATGAGCGCACGAATATCGCGGGCGTCGGCTTTTCGGTCGCCGCGTTCAACCGGCTGCGCAAGATCGCCGCGAAGCAGCTACGCAATGGCCGGCCGCTTGCCGAGGATCCCGCGTTCGCGACACGCATGGCGCGCGTCGAGATCGATCTCGAGAACATGAAGACGACCAATCTGCGCGTGATCGCGGCGGTGGCGGGCGGCGGCGTGCCCGGTGCCGAGAGTTCGATGCTGAAGATTCGCGGCACTGAGATTCGTCAGGAAATCTCGTCACTGACGCGGCGCGCGATGGGCGCTTATGCGCAGCCATTCGTTGAGGAAGCGCTGCACGAAGGTTTCGACGGCGCGCCGGTCGGCCCCGACGAAGCCGCGAGCGCCGCGTCGCAGTACTTCAATAATCGCAAGCTGTCGATCTTCGGCGGCTCGAACGAAATCCAGAAGAACATCATTTCCAAAATGATCCTCGGACTGTAAGAGGCGCGCGTCATGAATTTCCAGCACACCGAAGACCGCCGCATGCTGGCGGATACGCTGAATCGTTTTATCAGCGACCAATACGGCTTCGCGACACGCGACAGGATCGCGCGCTCGATGCAAGGCTTCAGCACTGAGTTGTGGGCGCGCTTTGCGGAGCTTGGCGTGATCGGCGCATTGTTCGATGAAGCGAGCGGCGGTTTTGGCGGCGGCGGTTTCGATATTTCCGTCGTGTTCGAGTGTATCGGGCGTGGACTCGTGGTCGAACCGTTTCTCGATACGCTGATCGTCGGCCGGGCGATGGCTCGCAGCGGCAGCGACGCGCAGAAAGCGGCGCTGGGTTCGTTGATCGACGGCTCGCAGATCGTTGCGCTTGCGCATGGTGAACCGGACAGTCATTACGAGCTTGCACGGGTCGCAATGACGCGCGCGCAGCGCAGCGAAATTGGCAACAGCGGCACGTGGAAGTTGAACGGCGCGAAGGCGGTCGTTCAGCTTGGCGAGCAGGCTTGCGTGTTCCTCGTCTCGGCGCGCACGAGCGGCGCTGACGATGCCGAAGACGGCGTCACGCTTTTTCTTGTTCCGCGCGACGCGATGGGTGTGAGCGTGCACGGCTATCGCAAGATCGAAGGAGGACGCGCGGCCGAAGTGACGTTCGACAATGTCACGCTCGGCGACGACAGCGTGCTCGGCTCAGTGGACCAAGGCTTTGCGACGCTCGAATACGCGGTGAGTTGCGGCGTGCTCGCGTTGTGCGCGGAAGCGGTCGGCGCAATGGACGTCGCGAAAGACTACACGCTCGACTATCTGCGCACGCGCAAGCAGTTCGGCGTGCCGATCGGCAGCTTCCAGGCGTTGCAGCATCGCATGGCCGATTTGCTGCTCGAAATCGAGCAGGCACGCTCGGCGGTGATCAATGCTGCTGCGGCGCTCGACGGCGAACGCACCGCGCGCGAGCGGGCGGTGTCGGCGGCGAAGTACAGTATCGGCCGGATCGGCTCACGGGTTGCGGAGGAATGCATCCAGTTGCACGGCGGGATCGGCATGACGTGGGAGTTGCCGCTCGCGCACTACGCGAAGCGGTTGGTGATGATCGATCATCAGCTTGGGGATGAGGATCATCATCTGGAGCGGTTTTTGGCGTTGGGGGCTGCTTGATAGTTGTGCGGATGGTGTGGGGCCGTGGGTGGGCTGCGCGGACAACTTTAGACTTGGGAGAGACGAACGAAAACTTGTAACCCTCTTCGTTTCAATCTGGAGGGAAGCAAATGCCGCCA from Paraburkholderia sp. HP33-1 includes the following:
- a CDS encoding acyl-CoA dehydrogenase family protein encodes the protein MDLNFTPEEEAFRVSVRAFLRDRLPQRLADKVHGGRRLTRDDMAEWHAILNAQGWLANHWPKEYGGTGWNAVQKFIFENECALAGAPRIVPFGVNMLGPVLIRYGSEAQKRHWLPRILDGSDWWCQGYSEPGAGSDLASVKTTAVRGTDAQGEHYIVNGQKTWTTLAHYANMIFCLVRTATDVRKQEGISFLLIDMNTPGIEVRPIITLDGEHEVNEVFFTDVRVPAGNLVGEENKGWTYAKYLLTYERTNIAGVGFSVAAFNRLRKIAAKQLRNGRPLAEDPAFATRMARVEIDLENMKTTNLRVIAAVAGGGVPGAESSMLKIRGTEIRQEISSLTRRAMGAYAQPFVEEALHEGFDGAPVGPDEAASAASQYFNNRKLSIFGGSNEIQKNIISKMILGL
- a CDS encoding acyl-CoA dehydrogenase family protein translates to MNFQHTEDRRMLADTLNRFISDQYGFATRDRIARSMQGFSTELWARFAELGVIGALFDEASGGFGGGGFDISVVFECIGRGLVVEPFLDTLIVGRAMARSGSDAQKAALGSLIDGSQIVALAHGEPDSHYELARVAMTRAQRSEIGNSGTWKLNGAKAVVQLGEQACVFLVSARTSGADDAEDGVTLFLVPRDAMGVSVHGYRKIEGGRAAEVTFDNVTLGDDSVLGSVDQGFATLEYAVSCGVLALCAEAVGAMDVAKDYTLDYLRTRKQFGVPIGSFQALQHRMADLLLEIEQARSAVINAAAALDGERTARERAVSAAKYSIGRIGSRVAEECIQLHGGIGMTWELPLAHYAKRLVMIDHQLGDEDHHLERFLALGAA